Genomic segment of Mycolicibacterium sarraceniae:
CGCGGCCGCGCTGGGGCCGCTGGCAGGATGCCGAAGGCGTCGGCGTCGCCGAGCGCGACGTGCTGGACCGCGCTGAGCAGTTGCTGCTTGCGCGCCTGACCGAGTATGGCTCGGGCCCAGACCAATTCGGTTTGGTCCATGCCGATCTACGACTGGCAAACGTTCTCCTCGACGGCTCGACCATTACCGTGATCGATTTCGATGACTGCGGTTTCGGCTGGTTCTTCTATGATTTCGGCACCGCCGTCTCCTTCATCGAGGATGATCCCGCCCTCGGCGAGTGGCAGGAGTCCTGGCTGGCCGGCTACCGCACCCGTCGCCAGCTCGCGGCCGAGGACGTCGACATGCTCGCCTCCTTCGTTCTGCTGCGCCGACTTCTGCTGCTGGCCTGGATGGGAACGCACAGTCACTCCAAGGAATCTCGCACCAAGGCGATCACCTACGCCGCCGGCAGTTGCGGCCTGGCCGAGCGCTACCTCAGTTCAGCCGGCCGAGCGCTGGTCTGAGCCTCACGAAAAGGGCACCGCTATGTTCTCCTCACTTCAGGGCCGGTCGGCCATTGTCACCGGTGGCAGTAAGGGTCTGGGCCGCGGCATCGCCGAGGTCTTCGCCGCGGCCGGCATCAATGTGCTTATCACCGGACGGACCCAGGCCGACATCGACGCAACCGTCGCGGAGTTGGGCGACCGCCCGGGCCGAGTCAGCGGGTTGGCCGCCGATGTGGCCAACCCCCACGACTGCCAACGCGTCGTCGCCGCCGCCGTCGAACGACACGGCGGCGTGGATATCGTCTGCGCGAACGCCGGTGTCTTTCCGCAGTGCCGTCTGGAGGATCTGACACCCGAGGACATCGAGCACGTACTGTCGGTCAACTTCAAGGGCACCGTGTTCATGGTTCAGGCCTCGCTCGCGGCACTGGCCGCCAGCGGGCACGGCCGGGTCATCGTCACCTCCTCCATAACCGGTCCCATCACCGGCTACCCCGGCTGGTCACACTACGGTGCCAGCAAGGCCGCTCAGCTCGGCTTCCTGCGCACGGCGGCAATGGAATTGGCGCGCAGGAAGATCACCATGAACGCGGTGCTGCCCGGCAACATCATCACCGAGGGCCTGATCGACATGGGCCAGGACTACATCGACCAGATGGCGGCGGCCATCCCGTCGGGCCGGCTCGGCACGGTGGCCGACATCGGCAACGCAGCCCTGTTCTTCGCCACCGACGAGGCGGCATTCATCACCGGCCAGACGCTGGTGGTCGACGGCGGCCAGGTTTTGCCGGAATCCGCGGCGGCGATTGCGGATCTGTAATGCCCCACCTAGATTGGTAGGTCCAATTCAAGGGGGAGTTCGGTGCCAACGCAAAGTGAGCAGCTGCGGCGCCACATCGTCGCAGACATCAACGCCGGCGAGCCCGGCGGCAAGCTCGGCAGCGAGCGCGAACTTGCGGAGCGTTACCGGACCAGCCGCTCCAGCCTGCGGCAGGTTCTCGCGGCGCTGGAGGAATCCGGCCTGGTGCATCGGGTGATCGGCCGGGCGGGTGGCATTTTCATCAGCCACCCGCAGGTGCAGCGCAGCCTGTCCGACGTGGTGGGGGTGCCGTCGTTCTTGGCCAGCCAGGGCTACGCCGCCGGCACCCGGGTGCTGTCGACGAAGATCACTGGACCCGATCGCACCACTCAGCAGGCCCTGCACTTGACCGCCGACGATTTCGTGATCGAGATCCAGCGGGTTCGTCTGGCCGACGGTTCACCGATCTCGCTAGAAA
This window contains:
- a CDS encoding phosphotransferase enzyme family protein, with product MGEADSVITDNREAAERALAEYDLAPDSELRLLNLSENATYAVQDGATGARSILRVHRQNYHRLAEIESELDWLAELRRDGGVTVPTVLPARDGRRVVTVTVDGIERHVVHFDMVAGVEPDETTITADDFHTLGRITAALHEHSRAWTRPPGFARFSWDWEYSLGARPRWGRWQDAEGVGVAERDVLDRAEQLLLARLTEYGSGPDQFGLVHADLRLANVLLDGSTITVIDFDDCGFGWFFYDFGTAVSFIEDDPALGEWQESWLAGYRTRRQLAAEDVDMLASFVLLRRLLLLAWMGTHSHSKESRTKAITYAAGSCGLAERYLSSAGRALV
- the fabG gene encoding 3-oxoacyl-ACP reductase FabG, which translates into the protein MFSSLQGRSAIVTGGSKGLGRGIAEVFAAAGINVLITGRTQADIDATVAELGDRPGRVSGLAADVANPHDCQRVVAAAVERHGGVDIVCANAGVFPQCRLEDLTPEDIEHVLSVNFKGTVFMVQASLAALAASGHGRVIVTSSITGPITGYPGWSHYGASKAAQLGFLRTAAMELARRKITMNAVLPGNIITEGLIDMGQDYIDQMAAAIPSGRLGTVADIGNAALFFATDEAAFITGQTLVVDGGQVLPESAAAIADL
- a CDS encoding GntR family transcriptional regulator, with product MPTQSEQLRRHIVADINAGEPGGKLGSERELAERYRTSRSSLRQVLAALEESGLVHRVIGRAGGIFISHPQVQRSLSDVVGVPSFLASQGYAAGTRVLSTKITGPDRTTQQALHLTADDFVIEIQRVRLADGSPISLETAEFPAEAFPGLLEKQLGGSIYQILETEYGLVTSRAEERIEAVNATPDEAALLGVKPQAALLLINRITYDQNGTPCEFSRDLFRGDRTRLAVTVQGRGIGVQPAVDTASVALQS